The proteins below are encoded in one region of Pseudomonas sp. SCB32:
- a CDS encoding glycosyltransferase family 4 protein gives MKLLFVNSLYAPHTVGGVEVMLQSMVEGLQRRGHEVEVLSTGPDAGLRRDSHNGVPVLRAGLRNLYWPFAGQRPGTLRRLAWHALDRYNRGMRDVLAQVLAQSQPDLVVCHNLAGWSIAAWDAIHDAGLPIVQVLHDQYLTCPRGMRFNKGQQCQRQCGSCALLRYSHAQASAQVDTVVGVSRYQLAALVDAGYFAHSQRYVVYNSSPFVPLQDAPAQVTERRPLRFGFIGSLTPNKGVEWLIEQFQKQSLDASLLIAGRGDAAYVNTLKSLADPQHVHFVGYRNSSEFFSEIDVAVVPSIGAESFGLVALEACAHHLPVIVSTRGGLVEIVRDGLNGLHCAPEHPDSLGEAIRRLGEDAPLRQRLASRARESVASMLSVERMLDEYETVLHHTLFSCGVRHGPANAVSTL, from the coding sequence TGAAGCTCCTCTTCGTCAATTCCCTCTATGCCCCGCACACCGTGGGTGGCGTGGAGGTGATGCTGCAGTCCATGGTCGAGGGCCTGCAGCGGCGCGGCCATGAGGTGGAGGTCCTGAGCACGGGGCCCGACGCCGGCCTGCGCCGTGATTCGCACAATGGCGTGCCGGTGCTGCGCGCCGGTCTGCGCAACCTCTACTGGCCGTTCGCGGGTCAACGTCCCGGCACCTTGCGGCGGCTCGCCTGGCATGCGCTGGACCGCTACAACCGGGGCATGCGCGATGTGCTGGCGCAGGTGCTGGCGCAGAGTCAGCCTGACCTGGTGGTGTGCCATAACCTGGCGGGCTGGTCGATCGCCGCCTGGGATGCGATCCACGACGCCGGGCTGCCCATCGTGCAGGTTCTGCACGACCAGTACCTCACCTGCCCGCGCGGGATGCGTTTCAACAAGGGGCAGCAGTGCCAGCGGCAATGCGGCTCCTGCGCTTTGCTGCGGTACTCCCATGCCCAGGCATCTGCCCAGGTCGACACCGTGGTCGGTGTCAGCCGCTACCAGCTTGCCGCCCTGGTCGACGCGGGTTACTTCGCCCACAGCCAACGCTACGTCGTCTACAACAGCTCACCGTTCGTGCCCTTGCAGGATGCGCCGGCGCAAGTGACGGAGCGCCGTCCGCTGCGTTTCGGCTTCATCGGCTCGCTGACGCCGAACAAGGGCGTGGAGTGGCTGATCGAGCAGTTCCAGAAGCAGTCGCTGGATGCCTCGCTGCTGATCGCCGGGCGCGGTGACGCGGCCTATGTGAACACACTGAAATCCCTCGCCGACCCGCAGCACGTTCACTTCGTCGGCTATCGCAACTCCTCCGAGTTCTTCTCCGAAATCGACGTGGCCGTGGTGCCCAGTATCGGCGCCGAGTCCTTCGGCCTGGTAGCGCTGGAGGCCTGCGCCCACCACCTGCCGGTGATCGTGTCGACTCGGGGCGGTCTCGTCGAGATCGTCCGGGACGGGCTCAACGGCCTGCACTGCGCGCCGGAGCACCCCGATTCGCTGGGCGAGGCAATCCGCCGCCTCGGCGAGGATGCGCCGCTGCGTCAGCGCCTGGCATCCCGCGCGCGGGAGAGCGTGGCATCGATGCTCAGCGTCGAGCGCATGCTCGACGAGTACG